AAGAGGCTGAATGACTTTCGTGCTGAAAGCGAGTCAACCTCTATGCTTGGTCAGCTCAGAACGGATAACGTCAAAGCCAATGTAATCAGCTATAAGCTTGCTACTAACAGGTTTTGTTCATACGATCCGCCAGCCACATTCCCACCAGCATGCTTATCATAAACACCCACACCGTCGGGTTGCCGCCACTTAGGCTGGTTACCGCAGGGCCTGGGCAAAAGCCTGCAATCCCCCAGCCTAAGCCAAACGCTGTAGATCCAAGAATCAGCTTTCTGTCTATCAACGGATTGTTACGGCTATCTAACGGCTCGCCATTGATGGCTTTAGCGCGCTTTTTAATGACCAGATGATAAAACGGTGCAAAGACCAATAGCGCGCCACCCATGACGAATGCCAAACTAATGTCCCAGTTACCGGTAATGTCTAAGAAGCCGAGTACCTTCTCAGGATCAGCCATCCCTGAGATGATCATGCCAGAGCCAAAAAGAATACCTGCGACCAAACCGATAACGATAGTAAATGCAGCGTTTTTCATTATGCCCCCAAGCCAGTCAGATTCTTGATAAACACGGTTACGATTGCCACACCCATAAATACACAGGTCGCAACAATAGAACGTTTAGATAAACGAGCCATTCCGACAATGCCATGCCCGCTAGTACAACCGTTCGCTGTTTTAGTACCAAAGCCCACCAGAAGGCCAGCAATAATCACTAAAGCGAGATTCATCTCTTCTAACTGCGGAAGTTGGTAGCCCGTCGGAATTAATAGCCAACCACTTGCGACCATTCCCACAACAAAGGCGATACGCCAGTGTTTTTCGGTGTTTGCTGTATCCGCATCTTTACGTTCTTTGTTGCTGGTGCCAGTTGGCAATAATCGGCTGACAATGCCACTAATGCCAGCAACTCGACCAATCCCCAACATTAAAACAATGGCCGACACGCCTAACAACATGCCGCCGAAAAAAGCATCCCAAGGAATCAAACTAAGCACAAACCTCTCCTATCCACAAACATCATAAACTCATAACAACCTATAAATTAGAGTTTACTAATAAATATAAATTAGTCAATGCTAATGTACTGCGAGTATGTGCCGTTTTGTAAGTCTGGAATTAACAAGCGCCCTGCATGAAAAAAGCCCCTAGGCGTTAACCTAAGGGCTTATGATTTAATTCGGTTGTATTGGTTGTATTATGTAAGCTACTTAGTCTTGTTCTTTTCAGCTATCCACTGGGACATATACTTCGTGCTCGCCATGCTGTGGTGTTTGAGCATCGAACCAAAGAAGTTATCCAGTCGATGAGATTCAAGATCCGACTCTAACGCAATCAATCGCTCAATCAATGTGTCGCCCAGTTTATTCTGCTCGTAGTGCGCTTCAAGGATTGAATGACATCGGCTCTGTGCCTTAAGCCACTTCTCTTCATCTTTATAAAGGGCAACTGCAGCTTCAACAAATTCGTCGACATCATCAGCAACCGCACCTGGCCATTGCAGTTCTCCTTGTGGCAACATGCCTTCGCTGCCGATTTCACTGGTCACGTTCGGAGTCTGTAGCTTCATCGCATCAAGTAACTTGCCTTTAATGCCTGCGCCAAATCGTAAAGGTGCAACACACACACGAGCCTGCTCCATCACTTCTTGAGCGTCTTTCGCCCAACCTTTGATATGGAAGCCAGTTTTAGGGTTATGCAAAGCCGTCGCTTTCGGTGGCGGGTAAGATCCATAAATATGAAGTTCAGTGTCTGGCAACTGCTTGCGAATCTTCGGCCAAATCTTCTGTAACTGAAGTACGGCATCCCAGTTCGGTGCGTGTCTAAAGTTACCTATCGTCATGAAATGCTTACGTTCTTCAAAGCTTTTCGTGCTTTCAGGTAGACTGTTGAGAGCAACCATGAACGGCAAGTGATGAAGCAGTTTTGGATCGATATTGAACTCAGCTTGAAGCAGTTCCATCTCGTAGCTAGAAATGATCAACGAAAGATCACAACGCAGAATCGCAGCAATTTCACGTTTCGCTAAGTCACTGTACAAATGCGCTTTGGTCAGTTCAGTCTCTTTCTTAACCGCTTCGTGTCGAGCATTACGTAAGAACTGTAAATCTTCCGTATCCAGTAACTTAAAGGCATTCGGGCATACCTTTTCCACGCGCCAACCAAACTGCTCTTCCATCATGAAACGGTCAAACATCACGACATCGGGTTGCAGCTCTTCGATGTACTGGTCAAAGCTATCGCAATTCAACTGTATAGATTGGCTTGTGATGTCCTCTTCAGAGAGATCAATCATGTGCTCGGTTTCTTGAGCTGGCGTTGCAAATTCAACTGACCAACCTTGTCTCTTGAACAATCGTAAAAGTGACATCATATGGCTGCCAGCCGCCGATGAATTCGGTTCAGGCCAAACGTAGCCAATTGCTAAAACTTTCTTCAAAACACTTCCTAAGAAATAACAAAAGGGACTAGATTAGTCCCTAATTAAACGTTTATCGATGACGGTCGGTTTGTACCGCTGATTATAATTGGTTCTAAGAACTCAGCGATCAGATCCGCTCACCCACATTGCGAGCTATCATAAGCACTTCGTCAGCAGAGTACAGGTTTGAAATCGTGGTTTCGACCTCTGCTCCCAATGTCGACTGATACAGCTTCAGCGCAAAGTTATCCGCTCTGGTGGTCACTAAAACATGCTTTAGTGTTGAGCCTTGCTCCGCCAAATGCTGTTTTACCTGCGGCAGGGAATCTAGAATCAGCTTTTTGCCCAATCCTTTACCCTGTGCGCTTGGTAATACCGCAAGTTGTTCTAACTCTAATACAGCTTCAGGTCTAAACCCACTCTTCTGAACCCAGATGATGTAACCCACGATCTCACCTTCACTCTCTGCAACAAAGTTAAGAAAGCGTGGCGCGGCATTTAAGTTACATTGTAACCAATCTTTTGAGTTCTGTTGTCGAACAAACGTTGCTTGGTGGACTAAAGCCGCCCCATCTAGGTCGGCTTTAGTCATAAGACGTACTTTGGTTACTGTATCCATCAGCGTTATTCGCTCGCTGAATTCGGGTGTGTTTTACAGTGTAAAATGGCTCTTTCTAAAAGCTCTAACGCAGATTTGTCGGCTTCTGGAAGCTTAGCATCTGATTGACCTAGTGGTTCAACACGGCTACCCCATTTAATGTGGCCAGCACCCCACGTTAAACCCGCTCCAAATGCCGCAACAAGAATGTTGTCGTTAGGCTTAACGAAACCTTGTTCTAGCGATTCACACAATGCGATTGGCACAGTCGCTGCGGATGTGTTGCCGTAGTTTTGGATATTAACAAACGCTTTCTCGCGATCGATACCCGCCATATCACACAGAGTTTGAATGATTCGGATGTTCGCTTGGTGCGGAATCACAACGTCAATGTTGTCGGTTGAGATACCTGTGCGGCTCAATACTGTGTGTGCCGCTGCGCCCATGCCTTTCACTGCACGTTTAAAGATCTCTTTACCAACGAAATCAAAGTCCCAGTAGCCGTTATCAGCCGCAAAGCGGTCCATAGAAGTACCGAATTTTGGTACCGCTAGAATATCACGGCCTTCAGCATCACAACCGATCTGAGCTTCTTGTAAGCCAACTTGCTCTTCAGTGCGAGATAGAACCACTGCACCAGCGCCATCACCGAACAGAACTGCAGTATCACGCTTGGTCCAGTCGATGAAGAATGACAGACGCTCAGCACCGACAACGATAGCATTGCGGTAGTTACCCGCTTGAATAAGTCGAGTCGCGGTTTCAACACCGTAAATGAAGCCAGTACACGCTGCGTTAAGGTCGAAAGCCGCTGCACTTTTAATACCTAGGTTCTGTTGAACCTTAGACGCAGTATTTGGAATAAGAGAATCTGGGCTGCACGTCGCGATGATAACAAGATCGATATCTTCAGCGGTTAGGCCAGCACACGCCATTGCATGTTTCGCTGCAACAGTCGCAAGTTCAGAGGTATTTACATGACTGATACGGCGGTTTTCGATACCAGTTCGAGTTCGAATCCACTCGTCAGACGTATCAATGAAAGTGCTTAGATCATCATTGGACAGCACGGCTGGTGGCAGACACTTTCCCCAGCCAGTAATTTCGGCGTAAAATTTTGTCATCATTTACCTGTTTATTGTTTGTTTTTATTTAAGTATCGTATTCTTGTTTTAAACAGTATAAGCGTTCCGTGCGCGATTCGTAAATCGCGTTAGACACGGAGTTGCAATAAAAAGAGAAAGTTATGTCTACATTCAACACACGTTGCCCTTCTTGTAATGGCGTAAACCGCGTTCCTTCAGAAAGAATTTCAGAAAGCCCAACCTGCGGCAAATGCAAAACAGCATTGCTCGATGGTGCTCCTATCGAGGGAACGTCACTTAATTTCCAATCTATCTTGAACAGTTCACAGCCTGTGGTTGTCGATTTCTGGGCGACATGGTGCAACCCATGTGTGGGCTTTGCGCCAGTGTTCAGTGACGTCGCAAAAGAGCGTTCGGGAGATGTTCGATTCGTTAAGATTGATACTGAAGCTCAGCAACAACTTGCCGCGATGTACCAAATCAGAAGTATTCCCACGGTGATGGTGTTTAAAGACGGTAAACGTGTCGATACGATTAACGGTGCGTTACCAAAAGGCCAATTTGATCAA
The Vibrio cyclitrophicus DNA segment above includes these coding regions:
- a CDS encoding ketoacyl-ACP synthase III — translated: MTKFYAEITGWGKCLPPAVLSNDDLSTFIDTSDEWIRTRTGIENRRISHVNTSELATVAAKHAMACAGLTAEDIDLVIIATCSPDSLIPNTASKVQQNLGIKSAAAFDLNAACTGFIYGVETATRLIQAGNYRNAIVVGAERLSFFIDWTKRDTAVLFGDGAGAVVLSRTEEQVGLQEAQIGCDAEGRDILAVPKFGTSMDRFAADNGYWDFDFVGKEIFKRAVKGMGAAAHTVLSRTGISTDNIDVVIPHQANIRIIQTLCDMAGIDREKAFVNIQNYGNTSAATVPIALCESLEQGFVKPNDNILVAAFGAGLTWGAGHIKWGSRVEPLGQSDAKLPEADKSALELLERAILHCKTHPNSASE
- the trxC gene encoding thioredoxin TrxC, translating into MSTFNTRCPSCNGVNRVPSERISESPTCGKCKTALLDGAPIEGTSLNFQSILNSSQPVVVDFWATWCNPCVGFAPVFSDVAKERSGDVRFVKIDTEAQQQLAAMYQIRSIPTVMVFKDGKRVDTINGALPKGQFDQWLNQALAK
- a CDS encoding YeeE/YedE family protein is translated as MKNAAFTIVIGLVAGILFGSGMIISGMADPEKVLGFLDITGNWDISLAFVMGGALLVFAPFYHLVIKKRAKAINGEPLDSRNNPLIDRKLILGSTAFGLGWGIAGFCPGPAVTSLSGGNPTVWVFMISMLVGMWLADRMNKTC
- a CDS encoding glycosyltransferase produces the protein MKKVLAIGYVWPEPNSSAAGSHMMSLLRLFKRQGWSVEFATPAQETEHMIDLSEEDITSQSIQLNCDSFDQYIEELQPDVVMFDRFMMEEQFGWRVEKVCPNAFKLLDTEDLQFLRNARHEAVKKETELTKAHLYSDLAKREIAAILRCDLSLIISSYEMELLQAEFNIDPKLLHHLPFMVALNSLPESTKSFEERKHFMTIGNFRHAPNWDAVLQLQKIWPKIRKQLPDTELHIYGSYPPPKATALHNPKTGFHIKGWAKDAQEVMEQARVCVAPLRFGAGIKGKLLDAMKLQTPNVTSEIGSEGMLPQGELQWPGAVADDVDEFVEAAVALYKDEEKWLKAQSRCHSILEAHYEQNKLGDTLIERLIALESDLESHRLDNFFGSMLKHHSMASTKYMSQWIAEKNKTK
- a CDS encoding GNAT family N-acetyltransferase gives rise to the protein MTKADLDGAALVHQATFVRQQNSKDWLQCNLNAAPRFLNFVAESEGEIVGYIIWVQKSGFRPEAVLELEQLAVLPSAQGKGLGKKLILDSLPQVKQHLAEQGSTLKHVLVTTRADNFALKLYQSTLGAEVETTISNLYSADEVLMIARNVGERI
- a CDS encoding YeeE/YedE family protein, whose product is MLSLIPWDAFFGGMLLGVSAIVLMLGIGRVAGISGIVSRLLPTGTSNKERKDADTANTEKHWRIAFVVGMVASGWLLIPTGYQLPQLEEMNLALVIIAGLLVGFGTKTANGCTSGHGIVGMARLSKRSIVATCVFMGVAIVTVFIKNLTGLGA